ACGATCTCCTCGTCGGCCTGCGAGAGGAGATCGACGACGCGGTCGTCGACCCGATCGCGGCTCCGTACCGTCCAGATGTCCTCCTGGGTCTCCTCGGTCGTCGACTCCTCTTTGACCGAGTCGACGAACTCGAAGGCCCGCTCGCGTTCGCGCTCGAAGCGGTTCCGGAGGGTGTCCTCGGCTTCGTCGATACTGACGGGTCGGTACCGGATCGGGCTGGATTGCTGTACCTCGAGCAGTCCGCGATCCTCGAGACTTTCGGCGACGCTGTACACCTGCGATCGCGGGACGTCGGTGACGCTTGCGACGTCACGGGCGGTTCCCGAGCCCAGTCGGTGGAGCGCGATGAACACCTTGGCCTCGTAGCTCGTGAGGCCGAGTCGCTCGAACGCGTCGATGGCCTCGCTTTCGTCGTCGGTCACGGTTCGTCCTCCGATCGATCCTCGGAGACCGTGTCGGTTTCCATTTCGGTTCCGCCGTCGCTCGCGGCCGGCGTCGGCGCATCCGTTCGCGATCGGTCGAAGGAGACGTCCGGCCCGAAGTACCGCGTCCACAACACCAGCAGCGTCGGCAGGACGATCACGCTCGCGAGGAACGAGTAGATGATCGTCATCCCGGTGATGATCCCGAACTGGCGCAACGCCGGCAGGATCGCAAAGGCGAGGGTCCCGAACCCACCGACGGTCGTCGCAGCGCTGCCGAGCAGTGCACCGCCGGTGCCAGTCACGGTCGTGTGCATCGCCGACCAGACGTTGCCCTGGCGCTCGAGTTCGAGTGTGTACCGGGCGCTGATGTGGATGCTGTAGGCGACTCCGAGCCCGATCGTGAGGCTGGTGATCATCCCGGTCAACACGTTAAAGGGCATCCCCAGGAGGTACATCGTCCCGAGGATCCAGCTGACCGCGAACGCGACCGGAAGCAGCGTCACCGTCCCCAGCGTCGCGCTGTTCCCCGTCAGCTTGTACGCGGCCGACAGGAACACGAAGACCGCCACCAGCGTGATCAGCAGGCTCTGGAGCACCGTCTCGAGCAGGTCCTGCTCGACGATGTGGTTGACGATCGGATCGCCGGTTGCGAAGGCGTTCAGTTCGCCGTCGCCGGCGTCGACGTTGCGCTCGTCGCCCGTTCCGGCCACGTCGAGATCACCGGCGATCGACCGCAGCTCCGTGGTGACCTCGTCGAAACCGGCACCGCCGTCAGTCGCAACGATCAGCCGAACCGACTCGTACTCGCCGTCGTCGGTCCGGTGGATGACCGTGCTCGCTTCGTCCTCGTTGACCTCGAACAGTTCGTCGTACAGCGCCTCGACGTTCTGGTCGGGAACGCCGTCGCCGCTCGTGTCCGCGTCCTGGAACGACTCGTTGAACGACTCGTTCTCGGCCGCCGTATCCTCCATTACCGACAGCGGCCCCTGGACGTCCGCGTCGCCGTTGGGTAGCGTGTAGACGACGTCGCTCTGTGCCGCCCCCTCCTGGCTCTCATTGAGCTGCTGTAAGGCCGTGTCGTCGGTTATATCACCGTCCACGAGCAGCTGTGCCTGCGTGTCCTCGCGCTGGAAGTTATCGTTGATGTAGTCGAGATCGTCAGCCGCCTGGTACTCGCCCGGCGCCATCGATCCGGGCAGGTTTTCCGTCCAGCCGGGCGGACTCTCAGCGAGGAAGTCCTCTTCCTCGAAGCTGGTGTCGACCTGGGTCGCGCCGTAGACGCCGCCAGCCGTAAGCAAGAGCGCGGCGATCAGGATGATTACCGGGATCTTCCGGGCCGCCTCCGAACCGAGCGTCAGCGCGCTCGTGAACCCGCCCTCGCCGGTTCCGAACGCCCGCTTGCGGCGATCCCAGCCGCGGGATTCGAGCAGCGAGTCGATCTCGACTTTCAGTGCCGGGATCAGGCCGCCGAAGATGATCAGCGCGGCGATGATCCCGAACGCGCTGACGACTCCGAACTCCTGGATCGGAGCGATCGGGCTCACGAGATTCGCGAGGAAGCCGATCGCCGTCGTCGCCGTCACCCACACGAGCGCGACGCCGACGCCGGCCAGCGCGATCGTCATCGAGCCACGGACGGTGCTGGTCTTCCCCTCGGCCTCGCGCTGTTCGCGGTGGCGCATGAAGACGTGGATCGCGTAGTCGATCGAGAGCCCGATCAGCAACACGGGAACGGCGATCATCATCTGGTTGAACGCGATCCCTGTCCACCCCATGAAGCCGAACGTCCAGATCAACACGCCGC
This genomic window from Natronococcus occultus SP4 contains:
- a CDS encoding TrmB family transcriptional regulator, which translates into the protein MTDDESEAIDAFERLGLTSYEAKVFIALHRLGSGTARDVASVTDVPRSQVYSVAESLEDRGLLEVQQSSPIRYRPVSIDEAEDTLRNRFERERERAFEFVDSVKEESTTEETQEDIWTVRSRDRVDDRVVDLLSQADEEIVFGTRLPELVTSEIERTLEDRAADGVPVTVISRNETVRDRLGALEGITTAIPPAHRDDDQRSGRIMIADDDNILLSVVGDDGSETAIWSAGSLFASVLIQLIEASTAAPESEATEP